One Pseudocalidococcus azoricus BACA0444 DNA segment encodes these proteins:
- a CDS encoding sigma-70 family RNA polymerase sigma factor: protein MNTRPQVNPGPVEDCLREPAVVDADGEIIVAILAGQPSRFRLLYRRHQQRVRSLLFQLCGPSALDDLVQEVFLRVWKGLPRMERRAKFTTWLYRITCNVASDFRRQAGKRRQQAETLQYEAHTLAPAPDLLELHYQDLVQRGLAVLKVDQRTVLVLHDLEGLAQKEVSEILRIPVGTVKSRLFHARQNLRQFLYQEGIAL from the coding sequence ATCAACACCAGGCCCCAGGTTAACCCTGGCCCAGTTGAGGATTGTTTACGAGAACCAGCCGTGGTAGATGCCGATGGGGAGATTATTGTCGCGATTTTGGCGGGCCAACCATCTCGATTTCGGCTCCTATATCGGCGGCATCAGCAACGGGTGCGCTCCTTGCTCTTTCAACTCTGTGGCCCCTCGGCTCTGGATGACTTGGTGCAAGAAGTGTTTTTACGGGTCTGGAAAGGTTTACCTCGTATGGAACGCCGGGCTAAATTCACGACTTGGCTCTATCGGATTACCTGTAATGTGGCCAGTGACTTTCGCCGCCAGGCCGGGAAACGCCGCCAACAAGCTGAAACGCTCCAATACGAGGCTCACACTCTCGCCCCGGCCCCAGATTTGTTGGAACTCCATTACCAGGATTTGGTGCAGCGGGGCCTGGCCGTGTTGAAGGTAGATCAACGGACTGTCCTAGTCCTCCACGATTTGGAAGGGTTAGCCCAAAAAGAAGTCTCAGAAATTTTGCGGATCCCGGTGGGGACTGTGAAATCTCGCCTATTCCATGCCCGCCAGAACCTGCGCCAGTTCCTATACCAGGAGGGAATTGCCCTATGA
- a CDS encoding Spy/CpxP family protein refolding chaperone, giving the protein MWKKNTSLWVLAAILAIPGTSLIPAFAQDSSPSPVIPNRPNRPNRPNLNLTPEQASRMQAVREKYKGQMTQAREQLKQARTELRQLMVNGASESQARAKFQQVQQLESKMSELRFQTMLEINAILTPSQRQQLASQMEQRTGRNRPQRLEGQPEQGM; this is encoded by the coding sequence ATGTGGAAAAAAAACACATCTCTTTGGGTCTTGGCAGCTATTTTAGCTATTCCTGGGACTAGTCTCATTCCCGCCTTTGCCCAGGACAGTTCACCCTCTCCCGTGATTCCTAATCGCCCAAACCGACCAAATCGCCCGAACTTGAACTTGACCCCTGAACAAGCGAGTCGTATGCAGGCTGTCCGGGAGAAGTATAAAGGGCAGATGACCCAAGCTCGGGAACAGTTAAAACAAGCTCGGACGGAACTGCGTCAACTAATGGTGAATGGTGCATCTGAAAGCCAGGCCCGGGCTAAGTTTCAACAGGTACAACAGCTAGAAAGCAAAATGTCAGAGTTGCGCTTCCAAACCATGCTGGAAATTAATGCTATTCTTACCCCCTCCCAACGGCAACAACTGGCCAGCCAAATGGAGCAACGGACAGGGAGGAATCGTCCCCAACGGTTGGAGGGGCAACCGGAGCAGGGAATGTAG
- a CDS encoding transglutaminase TgpA family protein: protein MSGLKSLSLRLPKLPQSRPVEVEESLLLRLSVQVLVIIGILATDIAAQTSNAFWAVPLSLLGGAWSWRMRRRPNIGAKFLIAMGMILALVLFIGQLARFAQDSRMLLTELLIQLQVLHSFDLPRRKDLGYSMVIGLILIGVAATLSQTMLFGVFLLLFLAVALPVLVLDYRSRLGLITQSIQSLGVSRKQIRQVGRQWIITLALVVGLGMVVFAVLPRLPGYQIRNLPVSANIDVQGQFNQANVTNPGYVSGQGAGPGGDGVNGELGEVRFSPDFYYGFGSEINQNLRGSLTPKEILRVRSQAPGFWRVMAFDQYTGQGWRMSRNEAAEILQRPAWSYRFVVPHQNPLGNTKEVIQTYTVVSEFSNLIPNLAQAQEVFFPTQEIAYDAEGGLRAPLTLPEGLTYSVISQVPIRDRTRLGQASTTYSKAIRAAYLQVPTAIAPQLQAQAEALLAKAETPRTNPYEQVLFLTQALKQGYSIQPELPPLQPGEDLATTFLAAQGGYPDHFSTVLTLMVRSLGIPARLVTGLGTGEFNPFTGLYIVKNTDAYALTEVFFPGQGWFTFDPIPGHELYPASIEVDQTFTVLQQFWNWVAGWLPSPVTGAFASVFAFLDQAWRWFLGLFSEGIGGVLQGSLVVLGVVVLAWLLWLSGRGLVYRQRLAKLPPMERLYQEVLDWLAMQGFPKRPSQTPWEYLATLESQPTPPRVQLTLQAALREITRAYLAWRYGQQMANLPKLYRTWRQVKRRNLRQWR, encoded by the coding sequence ATGTCTGGACTTAAGAGCCTGAGCCTGAGATTACCCAAACTGCCCCAATCTAGGCCGGTAGAGGTGGAAGAGTCCCTCCTGTTGCGCTTGTCCGTCCAGGTTTTAGTGATAATTGGGATTTTAGCGACAGATATTGCTGCCCAAACCAGTAATGCATTTTGGGCCGTTCCCCTCAGTCTGTTGGGTGGGGCCTGGAGTTGGCGAATGCGGCGGCGACCCAATATCGGGGCCAAGTTCTTAATTGCCATGGGGATGATTCTGGCCTTGGTCTTGTTTATTGGTCAATTAGCCCGCTTTGCCCAAGACTCCCGGATGCTGTTGACCGAGTTACTGATTCAACTGCAAGTCCTCCACAGTTTTGACCTACCCCGCCGGAAAGATTTGGGCTACTCAATGGTGATTGGGTTGATTTTGATTGGAGTGGCGGCCACCCTTAGCCAAACGATGCTCTTTGGGGTGTTTTTACTGCTTTTTTTGGCCGTGGCATTGCCCGTCCTTGTTTTAGATTATCGGTCGCGTCTGGGCTTGATTACTCAATCTATTCAAAGCTTGGGGGTTTCCCGCAAACAAATACGCCAAGTCGGCCGCCAATGGATCATTACCCTTGCCCTAGTGGTGGGCCTGGGAATGGTGGTCTTTGCCGTCTTACCCCGTTTACCGGGCTATCAAATTCGCAATTTACCCGTCAGTGCCAACATTGATGTCCAGGGGCAGTTTAACCAGGCCAATGTCACTAATCCCGGCTACGTCAGCGGTCAAGGGGCCGGGCCAGGGGGAGATGGGGTGAATGGAGAATTGGGGGAAGTCCGCTTTAGCCCGGATTTTTACTATGGCTTTGGCAGTGAGATCAATCAAAATCTGCGGGGCAGCCTGACCCCTAAGGAGATTTTGCGAGTCCGCTCCCAGGCCCCAGGGTTTTGGCGGGTGATGGCCTTTGATCAATATACCGGTCAGGGGTGGCGCATGAGTCGGAATGAAGCGGCAGAAATCCTCCAACGCCCGGCCTGGTCATATCGGTTTGTTGTCCCCCATCAGAACCCCCTCGGCAATACCAAGGAAGTGATTCAAACCTATACTGTTGTCTCCGAGTTTAGTAATCTGATTCCCAACTTGGCCCAGGCCCAGGAGGTCTTTTTCCCGACCCAAGAAATTGCCTATGATGCCGAAGGTGGATTGCGGGCCCCCCTAACCTTACCGGAAGGCTTAACCTATAGCGTCATCTCCCAAGTGCCCATTCGGGATCGGACACGTTTGGGCCAGGCCAGCACCACCTATAGCAAGGCCATCCGCGCCGCCTATCTCCAAGTCCCAACCGCCATTGCCCCTCAACTGCAAGCCCAGGCCGAAGCTCTGTTAGCAAAAGCAGAAACCCCACGGACAAACCCCTATGAACAGGTTCTCTTTTTAACCCAAGCCCTCAAACAAGGCTATTCAATTCAGCCTGAACTGCCGCCGCTGCAACCTGGGGAAGATTTAGCCACCACATTCTTGGCCGCCCAAGGAGGGTATCCCGATCACTTCTCCACCGTTTTAACCCTGATGGTGCGGAGTTTGGGAATTCCAGCGCGCCTAGTAACGGGACTGGGAACTGGGGAATTTAATCCCTTCACGGGCCTATACATTGTGAAAAATACCGATGCCTATGCCCTTACGGAAGTATTTTTTCCTGGCCAGGGCTGGTTTACCTTTGACCCAATTCCCGGCCATGAGCTTTACCCCGCCTCCATTGAAGTGGATCAAACCTTTACGGTTCTCCAACAGTTTTGGAATTGGGTCGCGGGTTGGTTGCCTTCGCCCGTGACGGGTGCTTTTGCCAGTGTATTTGCGTTCCTTGACCAGGCCTGGCGGTGGTTCTTGGGCCTATTTTCCGAGGGCATTGGCGGAGTCCTACAGGGAAGTCTAGTCGTTCTGGGAGTTGTTGTCTTGGCCTGGTTGCTCTGGTTAAGTGGGCGGGGCCTGGTCTATCGGCAACGGTTAGCCAAACTGCCACCGATGGAGCGTTTATACCAAGAGGTTTTAGATTGGTTGGCCATGCAGGGATTTCCCAAACGCCCCAGTCAAACCCCCTGGGAATATTTAGCAACCCTAGAATCTCAGCCCACACCGCCAAGGGTACAGCTAACTCTCCAAGCCGCCCTGAGGGAGATTACCCGTGCATACCTGGCCTGGCGGTACGGACAACAGATGGCCAATCTACCCAAACTCTACCGGACATGGCGGCAAGTCAAACGGCGGAATCTTCGGCAATGGAGGTAG
- a CDS encoding histidine phosphatase family protein: protein MKLILIRHGEAEGNPEGRMLGWSDPPLTPIGIQQSQALSSYLSAHYPPPTQILTSPLQRASQTAQILARPTPPHPQAPSQTLENLREINLGIFTGLTWAEATATYPELCQQLTSQLDWLPIPQAETPTQTNERAARLWHTLLTQIEDQDHLWLVSHAGFLQYLLSVILGCDKVWQIQVAPTAWFELDLSIPHLDWANHPNRPLNPALWKIRQFNASPHWPG, encoded by the coding sequence ATGAAACTCATTTTGATCCGCCACGGTGAAGCTGAAGGAAATCCAGAGGGTCGGATGCTGGGTTGGAGTGATCCCCCGTTGACCCCTATCGGTATTCAGCAAAGTCAGGCCCTGAGTTCCTATTTATCGGCCCATTACCCGCCACCCACCCAGATTTTAACCAGTCCCCTGCAACGAGCCAGCCAAACCGCCCAAATTCTCGCTAGACCCACGCCCCCCCATCCCCAGGCCCCCAGCCAAACTCTTGAGAATTTAAGAGAGATCAACCTAGGGATCTTTACAGGCTTAACCTGGGCCGAAGCTACTGCAACCTATCCTGAACTCTGTCAACAACTAACATCCCAACTAGATTGGCTCCCCATCCCCCAGGCCGAAACTCCAACCCAAACCAATGAGCGGGCGGCAAGGCTTTGGCATACCCTCTTAACCCAAATTGAAGATCAAGACCACCTCTGGCTCGTCAGTCATGCTGGCTTTTTGCAATATCTCCTCAGCGTGATTTTAGGATGCGATAAGGTCTGGCAGATTCAGGTTGCCCCCACGGCCTGGTTTGAGTTAGACCTCTCCATCCCCCATTTAGACTGGGCCAATCATCCCAACCGCCCTTTGAACCCTGCCCTCTGGAAAATTCGCCAGTTTAATGCTTCCCCCCATTGGCCTGGATAG
- a CDS encoding type I restriction endonuclease yields the protein MSFDEKIAALIQRIPELVVHLQTEEATKNALIMPFIAALGYDIFNPREVIPEFTADVGTKKGEKVDYAVMYGGEVIFLVECKKVDTDLSHAEMSQLFRYFQVTNARIAILTNGVQYNFYSDLEAPNKMDSKPFLELDLSDPKTPALKEVKKLAKDDFNLDQVLSVANELKYISAIKKYLFTQYESKCPDEDFVKFFFISANLGNRFTATAKEQFTPIVKKAFEQFINERIEDRLRSALQKEEKQLVEDSQIGAEEVKSEIITTEEELEGFRIVRAIIAKILDPERVIYRDTKSYMGILLDDNNRKPICRLCFNTKQKSIITFDQDRREVRHPIDALTDLYKYADEITKIVEIYQS from the coding sequence ATGAGCTTTGATGAGAAAATTGCGGCTTTAATTCAACGTATTCCTGAATTAGTTGTCCATTTACAAACTGAAGAAGCTACAAAAAACGCTCTGATCATGCCTTTTATTGCAGCATTAGGGTATGACATCTTCAATCCTCGCGAAGTGATTCCAGAATTTACAGCAGATGTTGGAACAAAAAAAGGCGAAAAAGTAGATTATGCAGTCATGTACGGTGGTGAAGTTATCTTCCTAGTCGAGTGTAAGAAAGTTGATACAGACCTTAGTCATGCAGAAATGTCTCAACTCTTTAGATATTTCCAAGTCACAAACGCACGCATTGCCATTTTAACTAATGGAGTTCAATATAATTTTTATTCGGATCTTGAAGCTCCAAATAAAATGGATTCTAAGCCATTTCTAGAACTGGATTTAAGTGATCCTAAAACTCCTGCTCTCAAGGAAGTCAAGAAATTAGCTAAAGATGACTTCAACCTAGACCAGGTACTCAGCGTTGCCAATGAATTAAAATATATATCAGCCATCAAAAAATACCTATTCACTCAATATGAATCTAAATGTCCTGATGAAGATTTTGTCAAGTTTTTCTTCATTTCTGCTAATTTAGGCAATAGATTTACTGCAACGGCAAAAGAACAGTTTACTCCGATTGTCAAGAAGGCTTTTGAGCAGTTTATTAATGAAAGGATAGAGGATCGGCTACGTTCAGCATTACAAAAAGAAGAGAAGCAACTTGTTGAAGATAGCCAAATTGGGGCTGAAGAAGTTAAGAGTGAGATTATTACCACAGAAGAAGAGTTAGAGGGATTTCGTATTGTTCGAGCAATTATTGCCAAGATTCTTGATCCTGAACGGGTTATTTACCGAGATACAAAATCCTATATGGGCATACTACTAGATGACAACAACCGTAAACCAATTTGCCGCTTGTGTTTTAATACTAAACAGAAAAGCATCATTACGTTTGATCAGGATCGCAGGGAAGTACGTCACCCGATTGATGCCCTGACTGACTTATACAAATACGCTGACGAGATAACTAAAATCGTTGAAATCTATCAAAGTTAG
- a CDS encoding NblA/ycf18 family protein, whose translation MDSMLPELSVELTFEQQFQMRLMEEQVGEMTQQQAKELLLQASRLLMMKDNVIRSLIKRAA comes from the coding sequence ATGGACTCAATGCTACCCGAACTCAGTGTCGAACTTACCTTTGAACAGCAGTTTCAAATGCGGCTGATGGAGGAACAGGTCGGCGAAATGACTCAGCAACAGGCTAAGGAATTATTGCTCCAGGCCTCACGGCTGTTGATGATGAAGGATAACGTCATTCGCTCTTTGATTAAGCGCGCGGCGTAG
- a CDS encoding Stp1/IreP family PP2C-type Ser/Thr phosphatase: MKFIGLTDTGLVRKNNQDSFWLDDPQGRFFIVADGMGGYIGGEVASQLAVEKISQHLEKNLAHQPFDPVQTLKDAFFAANQAILAEQLNHVEQSDMGTTAVVLLLDGERAWCAHVGDSRIYHWRDNKLAQVTEDHTWIAQAVRLGTLSLEQARHHPWRHVLSQCLGREDLMTVDIEPIQVQAGDRFLLCSDGLTEELTEELLEIYLSDPNQAEAAKNLVDAAKDSGGRDNITVVLITL, translated from the coding sequence ATGAAATTTATTGGGCTGACGGATACTGGGCTGGTTCGCAAAAACAATCAAGACTCATTCTGGTTAGATGACCCCCAAGGACGGTTCTTTATTGTGGCCGATGGCATGGGTGGCTATATTGGGGGAGAAGTGGCGAGTCAGCTAGCAGTTGAAAAAATTAGTCAGCATTTAGAGAAGAACTTAGCTCATCAGCCATTCGATCCGGTTCAAACCCTTAAAGATGCGTTTTTCGCCGCTAACCAGGCCATTTTGGCTGAACAACTAAATCACGTTGAACAGTCGGATATGGGCACAACGGCCGTAGTGTTGCTGTTAGATGGCGAGCGGGCCTGGTGCGCCCATGTGGGGGACTCGCGCATCTATCATTGGCGGGATAACAAACTGGCCCAAGTCACCGAAGACCACACCTGGATTGCCCAGGCCGTGCGTTTAGGAACCCTTTCCCTCGAACAAGCCCGACATCATCCTTGGCGACACGTCCTTTCCCAATGCCTCGGGCGGGAAGACTTAATGACGGTGGATATTGAACCGATTCAAGTCCAGGCCGGAGACCGATTTTTACTCTGCTCTGATGGCTTAACCGAAGAACTTACAGAAGAACTCCTAGAAATTTATCTGAGTGATCCAAACCAAGCCGAGGCCGCCAAAAATCTCGTGGATGCGGCTAAGGACAGCGGGGGGAGAGACAATATCACCGTTGTTTTAATCACCCTGTAG
- a CDS encoding ABC1 kinase family protein gives MPTQKAYRWNRQKYSRKRRFIDIWSFVWQFLFRRWRLGQAWSYPGGMSDEKRATRRRKQAIWIRDTFLDLGPTFIKLGQLFSTRADLFPAEYVEELSKLQDRVPAFSYEQVSQIIQEDFGRTIPELFRSFDPIPLAAASLGQVHKAQLLSGEEVVVKVQRPGLRQLFAIDLDILKGIARYFQNHPSWGRGRDWMGIYDECCRILYEEIDYLNEGRNADTFRRNFREMDWVMVPRVYWRYASPRVLALEYMPGIKISHYEALEAAGLDRKILAQLGARAYLHQLLDNGFFHADPHPGNIAVSPNGQLIFYDFGMMGTVQPVTRDKLLKTFMGIAQRNGDQVVQSLVELGALVPTDDMGPVRRSIQYMLDNFMDQPFEVQSVAKISDDLYEIAYDQPFRFPATFTFVMRAFSTLEGVGKGLDPDFNFMQVAQPFATQLMTNSNFSDNDNLLSELSRQAAQMGNSALGLPRRLEDTLDKLESGDLRLRVRSVESDRILRRISNINLGLNYTILIGSFTLAATILVVNQLIWLAVLAAAVVAWVTVAYIRLLLRIDKYDRMF, from the coding sequence ATGCCAACCCAAAAAGCCTATCGCTGGAATCGGCAGAAATATTCCCGGAAACGGCGGTTCATCGATATTTGGTCTTTTGTTTGGCAGTTTCTCTTTCGGCGGTGGCGACTGGGCCAGGCCTGGAGCTATCCGGGGGGCATGAGCGATGAAAAACGCGCCACCCGCAGACGGAAGCAAGCCATTTGGATTCGAGACACCTTTTTAGACCTTGGCCCCACCTTTATTAAACTCGGTCAACTCTTTTCAACCCGAGCTGATCTGTTTCCAGCAGAATATGTAGAAGAACTCTCCAAACTTCAAGATCGAGTCCCAGCCTTCAGTTACGAACAGGTCTCCCAGATCATCCAAGAGGATTTTGGCCGCACCATCCCAGAACTTTTTCGGAGTTTCGACCCGATTCCCCTGGCCGCAGCTAGTTTAGGACAAGTTCATAAGGCGCAGTTACTATCTGGCGAAGAAGTGGTTGTCAAAGTCCAACGGCCAGGCTTACGTCAGTTATTTGCCATTGACCTCGACATTCTCAAAGGCATTGCCCGCTACTTCCAAAACCATCCCAGTTGGGGGCGCGGGCGCGACTGGATGGGCATTTATGACGAGTGTTGCCGTATCCTCTACGAAGAAATTGACTATCTCAACGAAGGGCGTAATGCCGATACCTTTCGCCGGAATTTTCGGGAAATGGATTGGGTGATGGTGCCGCGGGTCTATTGGCGCTATGCTTCCCCCCGAGTCTTGGCTTTGGAATATATGCCAGGAATTAAAATTAGCCACTACGAAGCCCTCGAAGCTGCCGGACTCGATCGGAAAATCTTAGCTCAACTGGGGGCAAGGGCCTATCTCCATCAACTTTTGGACAATGGCTTTTTCCATGCAGATCCCCATCCAGGCAATATTGCCGTCAGTCCCAATGGGCAGTTAATTTTCTATGACTTTGGCATGATGGGGACTGTTCAGCCCGTCACTCGCGACAAACTCTTGAAAACCTTCATGGGCATTGCCCAGCGCAACGGTGACCAAGTGGTGCAGTCCTTAGTCGAACTGGGAGCTTTAGTGCCGACGGATGACATGGGCCCGGTGCGCCGTTCGATTCAGTATATGCTGGATAATTTCATGGATCAGCCCTTTGAAGTCCAGTCTGTGGCCAAGATTAGCGATGATTTATATGAAATTGCTTATGACCAACCCTTTCGATTTCCCGCCACCTTTACCTTTGTGATGCGGGCCTTTTCCACCCTAGAGGGTGTCGGCAAGGGCTTGGATCCGGACTTTAACTTTATGCAGGTTGCTCAACCTTTTGCCACCCAACTTATGACCAATAGTAATTTTTCCGATAATGATAATCTCCTCTCGGAATTGAGTCGCCAAGCTGCTCAGATGGGAAATTCCGCCCTCGGGTTACCCCGCCGATTAGAAGATACCTTAGACAAGCTGGAAAGTGGGGATTTGCGGTTACGGGTACGCTCCGTGGAAAGTGATCGGATTCTCCGGCGGATCAGTAATATTAATTTGGGGCTGAATTACACAATCTTGATTGGGAGTTTCACCCTGGCTGCAACCATCTTAGTCGTCAATCAATTGATCTGGTTAGCCGTTTTAGCCGCAGCAGTGGTGGCCTGGGTGACAGTGGCCTATATTCGCCTGTTGTTACGCATTGATAAATATGACCGGATGTTTTAG
- a CDS encoding DUF6825 family protein, giving the protein MSQSPLHAFFLGRAAAEVLRENATHCLTDILSELGKFDAEQRERLRQFTGQVMERAETVASQVATTSPSSEPSQDLQATIDELRAEIARLRSALLNYRQA; this is encoded by the coding sequence ATGAGTCAATCTCCCCTCCATGCGTTTTTTCTCGGCCGGGCTGCGGCTGAAGTTTTGCGGGAAAATGCCACCCACTGCCTAACGGATATTCTCAGTGAACTAGGCAAATTTGATGCTGAACAGCGGGAACGGTTACGGCAATTTACTGGGCAAGTCATGGAACGGGCCGAAACCGTCGCCAGCCAAGTCGCCACCACCAGCCCCAGCAGTGAACCCAGCCAAGACCTCCAAGCTACCATTGACGAATTACGCGCCGAAATTGCCCGCTTACGTTCTGCCCTGTTGAATTACCGCCAAGCTTGA
- the tpiA gene encoding triose-phosphate isomerase has protein sequence MPRTIIAGNWKMYKTQAEAVEFLHEFLPSLDITPETRQVLLCVPFTDLLCLSKNLHGSRVQLGAQNVHWQDQGAFTGEISAPMLTEIGVRYVVIGHSERRQYFGETDTTVNQRLKAAQAHGLTPILCVGESKAQRDAGETETHIMSQLEIGLQGIDQTNLVIAYEPIWAIGTGDTCADTEANRVISMIRSQLTNPEVTIQYGGSVNPQNIDQIMAQPEINGALVGGASLQASSFARIVNYEGA, from the coding sequence GTGCCTAGGACTATTATTGCTGGTAATTGGAAAATGTATAAAACCCAGGCCGAGGCGGTCGAGTTTTTACATGAATTTTTACCTTCCTTAGATATCACCCCCGAAACCCGTCAAGTCCTCCTCTGTGTCCCGTTTACCGATTTGCTCTGTTTATCCAAAAATCTCCATGGCAGCCGGGTGCAGCTAGGGGCGCAAAATGTCCACTGGCAAGACCAAGGCGCGTTTACGGGGGAGATTTCCGCCCCAATGCTCACTGAAATTGGTGTGCGGTATGTCGTCATCGGCCACAGCGAACGGCGGCAATATTTTGGCGAAACTGATACCACCGTCAATCAACGCCTGAAAGCCGCCCAGGCCCATGGCTTAACCCCAATTCTTTGTGTGGGCGAAAGTAAAGCTCAACGGGATGCTGGCGAAACCGAAACCCATATTATGAGCCAGCTTGAAATTGGCCTACAGGGCATTGATCAAACCAACCTCGTCATTGCCTATGAACCAATCTGGGCCATTGGGACAGGGGATACCTGCGCTGATACCGAGGCCAATCGAGTCATTAGCATGATTCGTAGCCAGTTAACCAATCCCGAAGTCACCATCCAATACGGTGGCTCCGTCAATCCTCAAAACATCGACCAAATTATGGCTCAACCGGAAATCAATGGCGCATTGGTGGGGGGAGCCAGTCTCCAGGCCAGTAGTTTTGCCCGCATTGTCAATTACGAGGGAGCCTAA